The Aedes aegypti strain LVP_AGWG unplaced genomic scaffold, AaegL5.0 Primary Assembly AGWG_AaegL5_hic_scaff_1476_PBJ_arrow, whole genome shotgun sequence genome contains the following window.
GTTGAACTGTGCTGATTTAGTGCAATTTGATCAATACAGCTTACAGCTGTATAACTATGCTATGGTGGAGCGTTTTCGaacaaatcagtttttcaactatgGGAATATAGTGACGGATCCGAGAACGCTCTCAAGGTTCTTTAAACCCTCAGTGTATGTGAATAACCCAGCAGATGTTGGACCCAGTGCTCTGCTAGCCGACGCCAGCAAACTTTCTTCAGCGCCAAAGCCACAATACAGCTATATTGGACTGATTGCGATAGCGATCCTCACCTCGCCGGAGAAGAAACTCGTGCTATCCGACATTTATCAGCACATTCTGGACAACTACAGTTACTTCCGCAGCCGCGGTCCAGGATGGCGAAACTCAATCCGACACAATCTATCTCTGAACGATTGTTTCATCAAAGCTGGACGTTCGGCTCACGGCAAAGGTCACTACTGGGCCGTCCATCCGGCAAACGTGGATGACTTCATGAAAGGGGACTTCCGACGGAGAAAAGCTCAACGCAAGGTCCGTCGCCACATGGGCCTCACTTCGGACGACGACATCTTCGATAACAGCTCTCCAAGGCAGTTCTTCCCGGCGATTCCTGCTTCACCCATCATGAACCCTGCCGCATACATGCCAACGGCGACTGAACCCCTAAGCCGAGCGGCTGTGGCTGCAGCGGCAGCTTGCAACTACCCGACCACCATGGAACAGCAGCATGCAATCATCAAAGGCGCCATGGAGAGTTTCTCCCGGAAGCGACAATTCGACGTAGAATCCCTCCTAAAACCGGACGACGCCAACTCTTCATCCAGCCTGCAAGAACCCCCAGAGAAGAAAAGCAGGCATCTACATACGCCAACTTCGATGCCGGAAGGTCCAGCACTCGTACTGCCACCGCTAGGTCATCACCCGCATCCGTTGGCCGCGTTCGGAAGCCTAGCAGTGGCCGGCCTGGGACCTAAGATACTACCGAAGCCGACCTAGACGAGCGAGGTTTCGCGGAAGCAGCGACAGTTTTCTAGTTGTCTAAGTAATAGGCGTACACTATCATAGAGCGTAGGTATAAGAATCCTATATTTGATCGGTTCTTAGTAATGAAGTCGAAGTGAATCGTTGACTGTATAATTGTAACTGTGActaaaaattttccaattgtTTAATCAAGAATGAAATAAGAAAGAGCACTCAATGTGCACAACTAAGTGGAATTGGTTGGCGTTGTTTGAATTTGTGGATTGATATAATCACAGGCGGCCTAACTTCAAAGCATTGGAATGCTCTCAAACTGTTTGCAACGCGTATTTGGTAATATATGCATTCATTAGATACTACGACTGGAATTTGAAGTGTTGTATTATACCAATGTATCCAATAAGCACGCGCAGTCATATATTTCACCAAAATGTGCATATAATGCTAGTTTAGAACTATTGATCGACTTATGAGCccttagggcgattcaaaattgaaTGCGAATGACACctttggcaaagaaacctctcaatgaataactgtggaagctgcGAAGCAGGCAATGTCCCAGtaaagacgtaatgccaagaagtagaaaaagtgaaattttagGCGGTCTTGCATCCCTTTGcatttgtttttagttttgtctATGGTAGAAAGGCATAGCGCTATAAATCGATGATATAGTGTTAGTGCAGGGCtgattagggcggttcaaaattcaaaaaagtttgaaaatccaagctcccatatcttccttactatccttgccataaaaatagtgttctgtgaaatgttctgctttctaggtggtgatttaaaggtgacccaaagacgatgtagatttatatggagaaatttgagaaaatgttccaaacacgttagtacttgAATTTTCAGTACAAACTTATaattccatagtgaaaactcattatttaaaccttaatgaaggatgttgctgaagaaataaTTCCCTTTTCTGCTGATTTTGTTTGGGAATTTTGTAGATATTTACAGGGCTATGATCCCAAATGAAgctacaaacaaacaaactcatgaatatctcttctcctttcagttttcatcaaaacagacgaaaaacaaacagcCAAGCAAGCGCGCTCACAACTGTTTGTCCCAAATTTTGTGGATTGGGATACAATCGCACGAAATTTTTTTATGACAATCACAGGTGGCAAgcttgttgcaaccttttcaattcgtgatttatcagttattttacacataaaatcaaatttgttttatggatgctgttcgataatgtagcaaagtttaccaacacggagataGTTCTAGAAAATTGCAATACAAAGCCTAGAAAATCGCTGAGCACACAAtgagcgatcattgtcatatccTGTTCAAGAGGTGATTTAAATTGTTGCCACAAGAGTAGGAgaggacaatgtctttgtttctgcgtgttggttgacaattgattcactgcgcAGAACAATTTTCACGTGTTAGAGCTCTTTTCATTTATTCGTAACAAATGgtacaaaaaataaaagaaaaacaactcttgaaattttaacttccatataccgttttgactcatgttccgaacacttaagaccAACAGGACTTCAAATGCACCTGATTGGCataattagctgatatttgtgtaaattttaatttcatcgCAAAGTCTACCTGTTacctgttgggtgtaccaataattatgttgattttattagttatagtattgttttaacgtaaaagtatggaacaacattttgactaAAATGCCGAACATTGTGTtcgttctgtctcatattccgaacaccctgattcaaattccgaacagcacgaataaatcgtattcaaatgaataattaggcaaataaattaatctgagcttgttctattggtctcaaactagagaatcatcactactcctgcggtataaattatattggagacgttcaaattgaattgcaattgactgccatttccttgttatttggtgaacatatttcagcgaaacatttcaaccaagtcgccatacaaaaaccgggtgttcggaatttgaggcaAAACGGTACCTAATTTGGCCAGTGTATTCCTTATTTGACCACTCCCATGAGAATTCTATGTGATTAGTCAATTAAAGAACCAAAGTTAAAAATGTGGCTGAAACTGATTCTGGTCTAAGAaaagacgtgtcaggtcaaagtacaaaaacggaaccaattgcctgtcaaaaagaccacttctgattggtcgttttggcaaaggcctactttcacatcgttgagttgaattgcaattgggcactttgttgctagcctggcagtgttgctagttcataaagtagagtttttatcaaaattttggaatattttcataaaatctttttgtttcaaatctattcacattcgatgttaagtttaccccatgtgctcctacaatgctaagaaaaattttaaaaaaataatttaaagcaGTATAATGGAAATAGTGacatttttttccgaaaaataTCGCTGGTTTTGATAtaaacctatttttttttttaataaactagTATCCTCTCTTGCTTTGGATGAATGGAACATGCCAGAAACAACCAAACTATGAGCCTTGACATTTGCAATTGTTCACAAGGTTTGTTGAAAGGATACTGGCTTtcgtatcgtcaaggttattgaGTGAAAATCAACGGGGCAGTTTTAGTTgcgctgtcacgtcctgtcctagattCCGGTGGCCTATATTGCCCAACGTGATTTTCATTGCAGAAATAAGGTTTCTGCTCTATTGTTCAtatataatatggattgaaagcttttatTTGGCGTACGTTCAGAGCTTTTCGTATATTTTccattcaaataaaaatgaaatggtgtttattgtcacgagttggcttggaGTACGGTTCAACGGGTTGGAATGATTCTTTCTTCGTGAACAAAACATAAATAGGTAGTTCAACGGAAAAGGAAAAAAGGCAAATGAAATGTCTTCATGTCATTATAAAGTGGCCTCATAGCATATCTTCATAGCATTATAAAGTGGCCTAGTGGGTAGCAATGCAACCAGTCGTTTCGATTCAAGATTAGACCAATAACTGACAGTATTGCTTTTGGATTTCTAAATTCACATTTCTCAAAGCTTGCTTATCATACGACGTTGCCTGAGACGATGCCACCGCAGCGTGAATAAACACAAATTGCTAACGACCATCATAACGCGACATTGCACCGGTCGTTGCTTAACACGTATGGGGAACAGCAACCCACCCTGTCGGTTAAAATGCGTTTGTATATTTGACAACGCTATCCAACCGATCCAACCGTTGCTAGTCTGCAAAACAAAGTGACGTGCAGTCTTTCAGGCATTCATCCGGGGATttgctgcaagaatttctccggggactcGCTCCAGGTATCCCGTCGGGTatataatttcttcagaaatttatctgtggatttcgtccagaaattcctcttgggattttctcaagaaatttcttcgatGATTTGATACACAATTTTTTTCCGGTAGTTTCGTCCagaaagattttctccagatatacctccgaagaatttttcaaggtgattttgttcaggattttatctaggatgattttcttcagaaatactttCGGGATTtgtttcagagaatttttccggagatttcctccgagaatttctcttaggatttaaaccaggaattcattcgagaattctctccaggattttttttctagaatttctccaggggtttCGAGGATTCCTTCGGCAATTTCCCAGAACCTCCTCCGGgagttttctccaggaatttctccgagaatttcaaGGTTTCTTTGGGGGTATTTCTAGACCTTcttggagattttttccaggaattcaacaGGGGATTtctatagcaattcctccggggatttcgtccaggattttcttcaaaaaatctgtcgcagatttttttcagagaattttttccggagatttcctttaggaatttctcttgggatttgaataaggaatttctcttgggatttcaactaggaatttctccgaagattttcttcaggaattcctccggggatttcaaggattactcTGGCAATATCCCCAAAAACTCCTCTGAGAATTTtcgccaggaatttctcaggggatttaCAATAGtaattcctcatgggatttactccaggaattcctcagggaatttccaatagcaattcctccgcagatttcatccaggattttctctggggatttcgttcagaaatgtattgagaaatttctctgaggatttcttcaaaaattgttcctgggattttttagagaatttttttcTTCTCGAAACTTCTCCTGggatatcctccaggaattcttctgggaaTTTCGTCCCCCAAgaatcctccggggattttcttcaaaaaatcttcaggAGATCTCCAATAGCATCtccaattcttaaaaaaaatcctccggagATTGTTTTATAGAATCCCTCTGGGGATTTACTCCAGGATCTTTTCCGAGAATATCAAATAGAAATTCCATCGGGGATATTCGTCAAGATCTCTGttgagaattttctccaggaatttcccaaGGGATTCTAATAACAATTCCTacggggattttgtccagaaattattttgtgctttcctccaggaattgcttcggaAATTTCCTCCATAAGCACTTCCGGAGTTTGGTCCAGGAATTCCCCTGAGCATTTCCTCCAGAAAGTTCTCTGGCGATTTGCTCTAAGAATTACCAAGGGGATTTCAATAGCAATCCCTcagggattttgtccagaatttcctctgggTATTTCacccaaaaaaatcataaagaaatttctccggggattttcttcagaattatttcggggattttttcatAGAGTTTTTCTCGAAATCTTCTCCAGGTAgttcttgagaaatttgcaacaggattttttccgaagattttttccaggaatttttagaagatttccttcaggaatgccCCCGAGtatttcttccaagaactttTCCGAGAATTCCCTCCAAGAAATAATGCGGGGATTTCCTTTGGAgatattctccaagaattcctccgggaattcttttagagctccaccaggaattccttcgaatttctttcttagtttctccaggaatatctcttgagttcgtcaagcaattaccccggagtttctctagaaacgCCTCCAGAATTCCTCAGAAAcaatccggagttcctccatagtttttttaggattttcttttggagattctgttggattttctccagacttcctacaggaatttcttaaaagttcTCTTGGGTATTCCTTCGGTTCTTCACCGTTCATTCTCCTGAGttgtttccagaaattctttaggagttctttcagcaattgcTGGGATGAAATCCAGTATATCCTACGAAGTTCCTACAAGTTGCACCGGGAAATACTTTGGATTTCCTTCTTAACTCCTTTGGAATTGTTGAGTAGTTTCTTTCgggtattcctcaagaaatttccgGGTTTTCCCCCATGAATTCCTCTGTAGGTCACATTTTTCTggcgttccttcagaaattttctccggagttcttctgaagctttgaagaaattcgaagcatatgctggataaaatccaaaagaattgctgaaagaactctaaaggaatttctggagcaactcaggAGGAATCACCGGTGAAGCTCCGAAGGAACTTTAAAGAGATTCCTGTAGGATTTTGGGACAAACCCTagaaaatctccaaaggaaatcctggagtaacTACGAAGCAATTCATGGAAAAACTTAGgaggcgtttctggagaaactccggatgtgttATTGGAGGAAGTCCGGAAGCGTTTCTAGAAAACACCGGAGTAATTGCTTGACGAacaccgaagaaattcctggagaaaattaaaATTCCCACGTTGGAAAGAAACTCCGGAGAAACTTTTGcgaaattttctgaagaactCTGGACAAATCCCGGAGGGAATGTAGTGAATTATTCGAAGCAGCTTCAGAAAATTCCATTTCAtgtttactatgatggtcctctCAATCAACTTTCCAAAGATTTCTGCTCTATGAATCGATGGGAACTTCAGTAATCGATTCATGGAGTCAACTGTGTACTGCGTCAGAAAAATgcgattttctggaccattttgGGAAGAAAtgttccacgcatcgagataggcgattctttttcttgtcagtagcataCCAGCCTTAAGGAGTAATGAGTTGTAATCAAATTgtaatgtcatttcaaatggggctctctgtaggaaatttcttgacccattcagtcaggAATCTCTTTACTTTCTTGAGCGAAAGCATGTTGGCTTTACAATACAAAACAGATCGAAATCATTTTCATATCCACCAAAAGTACTTCCTCATTTAGAAAACTTTCCATGGACAAAAGGAAAGTCCCACGTAAAGAATCACAGGCTAGAAGTGCCTGTTCTCAAATAACAGCTGTCGTGAACTCGAGAACAACAAATATATACTGTGAACCAGACCATGTTTAGGTGAATATGTTGCCTGATTATTAGAACGTTCATGAGAACGTCACGAAAGCTCATGGTGTTAATTGTCAGTTgattttatcaacaactctctCTTGATCAAGTTTTTAAAAGCACTAAtggctttctggtagggatcagatTTGACGTTTGACTTGTGTCgatgtacacggagaaaattaagt
Protein-coding sequences here:
- the LOC5572034 gene encoding forkhead box protein D3; translated protein: MLNCADLVQFDQYSLQLYNYAMVERFRTNQFFNYGNIVTDPRTLSRFFKPSVYVNNPADVGPSALLADASKLSSAPKPQYSYIGLIAIAILTSPEKKLVLSDIYQHILDNYSYFRSRGPGWRNSIRHNLSLNDCFIKAGRSAHGKGHYWAVHPANVDDFMKGDFRRRKAQRKVRRHMGLTSDDDIFDNSSPRQFFPAIPASPIMNPAAYMPTATEPLSRAAVAAAAACNYPTTMEQQHAIIKGAMESFSRKRQFDVESLLKPDDANSSSSLQEPPEKKSRHLHTPTSMPEGPALVLPPLGHHPHPLAAFGSLAVAGLGPKILPKPT